The Zerene cesonia ecotype Mississippi chromosome 29, Zerene_cesonia_1.1, whole genome shotgun sequence genome includes a region encoding these proteins:
- the LOC119837830 gene encoding inositol polyphosphate-5-phosphatase A isoform X2: MLKFKKMGSDKVPLLLVTANVGSIFEDPSVMLPIWTSEFLQAVSRMDPKFIALHLQEVGGKAYEKSMQYVKDFVQRLCDCPELRLFDKIRIFLDEDFSSPEKFTALGNMYFAHTSLADLKIWDFEKRNYVEVSGREVNSGNIEKVTTKEKVKFPQHFFPECKWSRKGFMRTRWSIRGTAVEFVNIHLFHDASNLLALEPFPSVYCRSRRRALRHTLRHLHSDVNAAPYFIFGDFNFRTDTGAVVKKVTEDLQASRVQNGTSVDSTKLQYRSKGDDRTVLTIGKKEFAHVDHQKIFRESWLLKYDKELEALRPHLYEFPVKFPPSYPFEEDVHLPTHYMKTRCPAWCDRILLSQSARLLVQDRTENRVHHSRKSVTDSTDSGSGRLSSSDSSPARSASPAKQNQWSPGKKLEKKGSMAEIDALSVPVNTVSRKSIADPTSVQQAINARVSDSETSPSRRKLVRNQSEGSPKTGDTSELRRLIDAPTRRRNEYGVIGDATCMGDHKPIYLRVMLQSDRGTYRHEFHTETSPKCVNLDVQDNDAVETQSRYICFNNTPNNLFKETDI, translated from the exons CCATCCGTAATGCTTCCGATATGGACTTCGGAATTCCTCCAGGCAGTATCCAGAATGGATCCCAAGTTCATAGCCCTCCACTTGCAAGAGGTTGGCGGGAAGGCGTACGAGAAGTCGATGCAATACGTGAAGGACTTCGTTCAGAGGCTGTGTGATTGCCCCGAACTGAGGCTGTTTGATAAGATAAGGATCTTTCTCGATGAAGATTTCAGCTCGCCAGAGAAGTTTACG GCACTGGGAAACATGTATTTCGCCCATACGTCGCTCGCCGATCTCAAGATATGGGACTTCGAGAAGAGGAACTACGTGGAAGTGTCTGGGAGGGAGGTGAATAGTGGCAACATTGAGAAGGTCACAACGAAGGAGAAGGTCAAGTTTCCGCAGCATTTTTTTCCCGAG TGCAAATGGTCGCGCAAAGGTTTCATGCGCACGCGCTGGTCGATCCGCGGCACGGCCGTGGAGTTCGTGAACATACACCTGTTTCACGATGCGTCCAACCTGCTGGCGTTGGAGCCTTTTCCATCT gTGTATTGCCGCAGCAGACGTCGCGCATTGCGTCACACGCTGCGTCACCTGCACTCCGACGTGAACGCGGCgccatatttcatatttggtGACTTTAATTTTCGCACCGACACCGGAGCTGTTGTTAAG AAGGTGACAGAGGACCTGCAGGCCAGCCGCGTGCAGAACGGCACCAGCGTGGACTCCACGAAGCTCCAGTACCGGTCCAAGGGTGACGACAGGACCGTGCTCACCATCGGCAAGAAGGAGTTCGCGCACGTGGACCACCAGAAGATATTCCGCGAGTCTTGG CTACTGAAATACGACAAAGAGTTGGAAGCCTTGCGGCCGCACCTGTACGAATTTCCCGTGAAATTTCCTCCCTCGTACCCGTTCGAGGAGGATGTGCATCTGCCCACACATTATATGAAGACCAG ATGCCCCGCGTGGTGTGATCGAATACTTTTATCTCAATCAGCGAGATTATTGGTCCAAGATCGTACGGAAAATAGAGTCCATCACTCCAG GAAATCGGTAACCGATTCCACGGATAGCGGCAGTGGCAGATTGTCGTCATCGGACAGTAGTCCGGCGAGGTCTGCGTCGCCGGCGAAGCAAAACCAG TGGAGTCCGGGTAAAAAGCTTGAGAAGAAGGGCAGCATGGCCGAGATAGACGCTCTCAGCGTGCCCGTCAACACCGTCAGCAGGAAGAGCATTGCGGACCCGACCAGCGTGCAGCAGGCCATCAACGCCAG AGTGTCCGACTCGGAAACGTCACCCTCCCGTCGCAAACTGGTCAGGAACCAATCGGAGGGGTCACCAAAAACGGGTGACACTTCAGAGCTGAGGCGACTGATAGACGCGCCGACCAGACGACGCAATGAATACGGCGTGATCGGTGACGCTACGTGCATGGGAGACCACAAG ccGATATATTTACGAGTGATGCTGCAAAGCGACCGAG gCACATACAGACACGAGTTCCACACAGAAACTTCGCCGAAATGCGTAAATCTGGACGTCCAAGATAACGACGCTGTTGAAACGCAAAGTCGATACATTTGCTTCAATAATACGccgaataatttgtttaaagaaaCCGATATCTAG
- the LOC119837830 gene encoding uncharacterized protein LOC119837830 isoform X1, with product MLKFKKMGSDKVPLLLVTANVGSIFEDPSVMLPIWTSEFLQAVSRMDPKFIALHLQEVGGKAYEKSMQYVKDFVQRLCDCPELRLFDKIRIFLDEDFSSPEKFTALGNMYFAHTSLADLKIWDFEKRNYVEVSGREVNSGNIEKVTTKEKVKFPQHFFPECKWSRKGFMRTRWSIRGTAVEFVNIHLFHDASNLLALEPFPSVYCRSRRRALRHTLRHLHSDVNAAPYFIFGDFNFRTDTGAVVKKVTEDLQASRVQNGTSVDSTKLQYRSKGDDRTVLTIGKKEFAHVDHQKIFRESWLLKYDKELEALRPHLYEFPVKFPPSYPFEEDVHLPTHYMKTRCPAWCDRILLSQSARLLVQDRTENRVHHSRKSVTDSTDSGSGRLSSSDSSPARSASPAKQNQWSPGKKLEKKGSMAEIDALSVPVNTVSRKSIADPTSVQQAINARVSDSETSPSRRKLVRNQSEGSPKTGDTSELRRLIDAPTRRRNEYGVIGDATCMGDHKPIYLRVMLQSDRGTVECCENRIPCVLCSCARLTPTPRPRLPRLPTDPDLYATKSQKTILSGSHPDKLLSDEYRLKRTRTGSLNEKILRIPYVEITSADYSSYNDIYVNDIDTTLLSAKQCVDPYTPESIDSHSPVEVSGSEDQTEIIDVCIDLKSKLARDRSVSPTQLKNRLDRLLSETDDVTKLQRLDSKESCKSDNSRKGGLCCLALKCYGFCRRRARKVNCSCFNCCT from the exons CCATCCGTAATGCTTCCGATATGGACTTCGGAATTCCTCCAGGCAGTATCCAGAATGGATCCCAAGTTCATAGCCCTCCACTTGCAAGAGGTTGGCGGGAAGGCGTACGAGAAGTCGATGCAATACGTGAAGGACTTCGTTCAGAGGCTGTGTGATTGCCCCGAACTGAGGCTGTTTGATAAGATAAGGATCTTTCTCGATGAAGATTTCAGCTCGCCAGAGAAGTTTACG GCACTGGGAAACATGTATTTCGCCCATACGTCGCTCGCCGATCTCAAGATATGGGACTTCGAGAAGAGGAACTACGTGGAAGTGTCTGGGAGGGAGGTGAATAGTGGCAACATTGAGAAGGTCACAACGAAGGAGAAGGTCAAGTTTCCGCAGCATTTTTTTCCCGAG TGCAAATGGTCGCGCAAAGGTTTCATGCGCACGCGCTGGTCGATCCGCGGCACGGCCGTGGAGTTCGTGAACATACACCTGTTTCACGATGCGTCCAACCTGCTGGCGTTGGAGCCTTTTCCATCT gTGTATTGCCGCAGCAGACGTCGCGCATTGCGTCACACGCTGCGTCACCTGCACTCCGACGTGAACGCGGCgccatatttcatatttggtGACTTTAATTTTCGCACCGACACCGGAGCTGTTGTTAAG AAGGTGACAGAGGACCTGCAGGCCAGCCGCGTGCAGAACGGCACCAGCGTGGACTCCACGAAGCTCCAGTACCGGTCCAAGGGTGACGACAGGACCGTGCTCACCATCGGCAAGAAGGAGTTCGCGCACGTGGACCACCAGAAGATATTCCGCGAGTCTTGG CTACTGAAATACGACAAAGAGTTGGAAGCCTTGCGGCCGCACCTGTACGAATTTCCCGTGAAATTTCCTCCCTCGTACCCGTTCGAGGAGGATGTGCATCTGCCCACACATTATATGAAGACCAG ATGCCCCGCGTGGTGTGATCGAATACTTTTATCTCAATCAGCGAGATTATTGGTCCAAGATCGTACGGAAAATAGAGTCCATCACTCCAG GAAATCGGTAACCGATTCCACGGATAGCGGCAGTGGCAGATTGTCGTCATCGGACAGTAGTCCGGCGAGGTCTGCGTCGCCGGCGAAGCAAAACCAG TGGAGTCCGGGTAAAAAGCTTGAGAAGAAGGGCAGCATGGCCGAGATAGACGCTCTCAGCGTGCCCGTCAACACCGTCAGCAGGAAGAGCATTGCGGACCCGACCAGCGTGCAGCAGGCCATCAACGCCAG AGTGTCCGACTCGGAAACGTCACCCTCCCGTCGCAAACTGGTCAGGAACCAATCGGAGGGGTCACCAAAAACGGGTGACACTTCAGAGCTGAGGCGACTGATAGACGCGCCGACCAGACGACGCAATGAATACGGCGTGATCGGTGACGCTACGTGCATGGGAGACCACAAG ccGATATATTTACGAGTGATGCTGCAAAGCGACCGAGGTACAGTAGAGTGTTGTGAGAATAGAATACCGTGTGTTCTTTGCTCGTGCGCACGATTGACCCCCACCCCTAGGCCTAGGCTACCTAGACTGCCCACAGATCCAGACTTGTACGCAACGAAAAGCCAAAAAACCATTCTATCCGGCAGCCACCCGGACAAACTATTATCCGAcgaatatagattaaaaagaaCCCGCACCGGCTCGTTGAATGAGAAAATTTTACGCATACCGTACGTGGAAATAACTAGCGCTGACTATTCCAGCTATAACGATATATACGTAAACGATATAGACACAACGCTATTGAGCGCGAAACAGTGTGTCGATCCGTACACGCCGGAGAGTATCGATTCGCATTCGCCGGTCGAAGTTTCCGGCTCGGAGGACCAAACCGAAATAATCGATGTCTGCATCGATTTGAAATCGAAATTGGCGCGCGATCGCAGCGTGTCGCCTACGCAATTGAAGAATCGGTTGGATCGACTGTTGAGTGAGACAGACGATGTGACCAAATTGCAACGGTTAGATAGTAAGGAGTCGTGCAAGTCGGATAATAGTAGGAAAGGAGGGTTGTGTTGTTTGGCGTTGAAGTGCTACGGTTTTTGTAGACGCCGCGCTCGTAAAGTCAATTGTAGTTGCTTCAATTGTTGCACTTGA